A genomic segment from Thermostichus lividus PCC 6715 encodes:
- the purC gene encoding phosphoribosylaminoimidazolesuccinocarboxamide synthase, with translation MSDHPLLYEGKAKKIYATPDPDILLAEFKDDATAFNAQKRGSIQNKGVMNCAIASHLFQYLAAQGIPNHFIAQVAPQQMQVRRVEIIPLEVVVRNRAAGSLCRQTGLPLGLELTPPLVEFYLKDDALGDPLLTRDRLRLLNLVTPAEEDTLIEMALGVNHHLQGFFQDCGITLVDFKLEFGRRDGTILLADEISPDSCRLWNQEEADPQKRILDKDRFRQDLGAIEEAYALVMQRVLAHSQP, from the coding sequence ATGAGTGATCATCCCCTGCTCTACGAAGGGAAAGCCAAGAAAATCTATGCAACACCTGATCCTGACATTCTCTTGGCGGAATTTAAGGATGATGCCACCGCCTTTAATGCCCAAAAGCGGGGTTCCATTCAAAATAAAGGCGTGATGAACTGCGCGATCGCCAGTCATCTGTTCCAGTATTTGGCGGCTCAGGGTATCCCCAACCACTTCATTGCCCAAGTGGCACCACAACAGATGCAGGTGCGCCGCGTTGAAATTATTCCCCTAGAAGTGGTTGTGCGCAATCGTGCCGCCGGCAGCCTGTGCCGTCAGACGGGGCTACCCCTTGGCCTAGAGCTAACCCCACCCCTAGTGGAGTTTTACCTCAAGGACGATGCCCTTGGCGATCCGCTGCTGACGCGCGATCGCCTGCGGCTCCTTAACCTTGTCACCCCTGCTGAGGAAGACACCCTCATTGAGATGGCCTTAGGGGTCAATCACCATCTGCAGGGCTTTTTCCAAGACTGTGGCATTACCCTAGTGGACTTTAAGCTGGAGTTTGGCCGCCGCGATGGCACGATTCTTCTTGCTGATGAAATTAGCCCCGACAGTTGTCGCCTGTGGAATCAAGAGGAGGCGGATCCGCAAAAACGGATTCTAGATAAGGATCGCTTCCGCCAAGATCTAGGTGCGATTGAAGAGGCCTACGCCCTCGTTATGCAGCGGGTGCTCGCCCATTCCCAACCCTAA
- the hpnA gene encoding hopanoid-associated sugar epimerase: MQVFVTGASGFVGTHVATVLMEKGYRVRALVRQPDRAPHLRTLGVEVVQGDLVHSDLVPLMQGCQALFHVAAHYSLWRRERDRLYQVNVVGTQRVLAAAQQAGVERTVYTSSVAAIGVDPSGKPATERYQSPPDKLISEYKRSKYWAEQAAHKAVATGQDIVIVNPSTPIGAWDAKPTPTGDMILRFLRRQMPFYVETGLNLIHVRDVAIGHVLALEKGRTGDRYILGHQNLTLGEILNRLAALTGLPPPRGAIPVWLPLAIAWIDEVVLGALGTPPRIPVDGVRMAQQTMFYDATKAVQELGLPQTPIDQALAEAVAWYRDRGYCH, translated from the coding sequence ATGCAGGTGTTTGTCACTGGTGCGAGTGGCTTTGTGGGAACCCACGTTGCCACAGTCCTCATGGAAAAGGGCTACCGGGTGCGAGCCTTAGTGCGGCAGCCTGATCGTGCCCCCCACTTAAGAACGTTAGGGGTGGAAGTGGTGCAAGGGGATCTCGTTCACAGCGATTTGGTACCCCTGATGCAGGGCTGTCAAGCACTCTTCCATGTGGCGGCTCACTACAGCCTCTGGCGGCGGGAGCGCGATCGCCTCTACCAAGTGAATGTGGTGGGAACCCAGCGCGTACTGGCGGCTGCCCAACAGGCAGGGGTCGAGCGCACCGTTTATACCAGTTCTGTGGCTGCCATTGGCGTGGATCCCAGTGGTAAACCGGCGACCGAGCGCTACCAAAGCCCCCCAGACAAGTTAATTAGTGAGTACAAACGCTCGAAGTATTGGGCAGAGCAGGCCGCCCACAAGGCAGTGGCGACAGGCCAAGATATTGTAATTGTCAACCCAAGCACCCCCATTGGAGCCTGGGATGCCAAGCCCACGCCCACCGGAGACATGATTCTGCGCTTTTTGCGACGGCAGATGCCCTTTTACGTGGAAACAGGTTTGAACCTGATTCATGTGCGGGATGTGGCGATCGGTCATGTCTTGGCGCTGGAAAAAGGCAGAACGGGCGATCGCTACATTCTGGGACATCAGAATCTGACCCTTGGCGAAATTCTCAACCGCTTAGCAGCGCTGACGGGGCTACCCCCACCCCGTGGTGCAATTCCAGTGTGGCTGCCCTTGGCGATCGCCTGGATCGATGAAGTGGTCTTGGGCGCGCTTGGCACCCCCCCTCGCATTCCGGTGGATGGCGTGCGGATGGCTCAGCAAACGATGTTCTACGATGCCACTAAAGCGGTACAGGAATTGGGACTGCCCCAAACACCGATTGATCAGGCATTGGCCGAGGCAGTTGCATGGTACCGTGACCGGGGGTATTGCCATTGA